Proteins encoded by one window of Clostridium bornimense:
- a CDS encoding urease accessory protein UreD, with translation MSNSKYAGEFEIVLEKKNENTVISEKRFDGLIKLSPTIHLDSEKISTYFIVGLGGGYVEGEKYKYSINLKEDSRAIITTQASTKVYKCVHGEKTEQETIINLEKNSTLEYITDSVILYKDAIYKQVNNIYMDESATLIYSDGITSGWSKEGEAFQYSNVQLKTSVYVNNKIVLLDNLYVNPREDDVTKLGFFEGYQNFGTLLVINENIDVKIIEQLRDEIKKLNLPIYFGISELEVNGFVLRVLGNLTQNIESAIKLCHNYIRKEFLNSRELSIRKY, from the coding sequence ATGAGTAACAGCAAGTATGCAGGGGAATTTGAAATAGTATTAGAGAAAAAGAATGAAAATACTGTTATAAGTGAAAAAAGATTTGATGGTCTAATAAAATTATCTCCAACTATTCATCTTGATAGTGAAAAAATTTCAACTTATTTTATAGTTGGTCTTGGAGGAGGATATGTTGAAGGTGAAAAATATAAATACAGCATTAATCTAAAGGAAGATTCAAGAGCAATTATAACAACTCAAGCATCTACAAAAGTATATAAATGTGTACATGGAGAGAAAACTGAACAAGAAACTATAATAAATTTAGAGAAAAACAGCACCTTAGAGTATATAACAGATAGTGTAATACTATATAAGGATGCAATTTATAAGCAAGTAAATAATATTTATATGGATGAAAGTGCAACACTGATATACAGTGATGGAATTACATCTGGATGGTCAAAAGAAGGTGAAGCATTTCAATATAGTAATGTACAATTAAAAACAAGTGTGTATGTAAATAATAAAATAGTTCTATTAGATAACTTATATGTAAATCCAAGAGAAGATGATGTTACTAAATTAGGTTTTTTTGAAGGATATCAAAATTTTGGAACATTACTTGTAATAAATGAAAATATTGATGTGAAAATAATTGAACAGTTAAGAGATGAAATAAAAAAATTAAATTTACCAATTTACTTTGGTATATCGGAACTTGAAGTAAATGGTTTTGTATTAAGAGTATTGGGAAACTTAACTCAAAATATAGAGAGTGCAATAAAGTTATGTCATAACTATATAAGAAAGGAATTTTTAAATTCTAGAGAGTTATCTATACGTAAATATTAG
- a CDS encoding cytidine deaminase codes for MINRKLLIEKAFEAQKFCYTPYSNFNVGAALLCDDGEIYQGCNIENAAYTPTNCAERTAFFKAISEGKKDFTAIAVVGNKKGIQQGEGDFCAPCAVCRQVMAEFCDLKTFKVIIAKSTAEYLEYTLEELLPLAFTGKNLD; via the coding sequence ATGATTAATAGAAAATTGTTAATAGAAAAAGCCTTTGAAGCTCAAAAATTTTGTTATACACCATATTCAAATTTCAATGTAGGTGCAGCTTTACTTTGTGATGATGGTGAAATTTATCAAGGATGCAATATAGAAAATGCTGCATATACCCCAACAAACTGCGCTGAAAGAACAGCTTTCTTTAAAGCAATTTCTGAAGGTAAAAAAGATTTCACCGCTATTGCAGTAGTAGGAAATAAAAAAGGTATACAACAAGGTGAAGGAGATTTCTGTGCCCCTTGTGCTGTATGTAGGCAAGTTATGGCTGAATTTTGTGACTTAAAAACTTTTAAAGTAATTATCGCAAAAAGTACAGCAGAATATTTAGAGTATACATTAGAAGAACTTTTACCTTTAGCATTTACAGGTAAAAACTTAGATTAA
- a CDS encoding TetR/AcrR family transcriptional regulator, which translates to MDNKNTDRRIRKTKKFLKDGLIELMLEKSINDISVKELTEKIDLNRGTFYLHYKDIFDLLEQIEDEFLQEFNKIMFSHSEDHLECSLLSLLIDIFNYLKTNAGICTVLLSNNGDRNFINKIKELIRAKCFSVWTVMFELPKTDAFDYFYTFIVSGCIGIFEAWLNNGLKESPYEIASLTESFILNGIDALNVVSNK; encoded by the coding sequence ATGGATAATAAAAATACAGATAGACGTATTAGAAAAACTAAAAAATTCCTAAAAGATGGTCTTATAGAATTGATGCTTGAAAAGAGCATTAATGACATTTCTGTAAAAGAACTTACTGAAAAAATTGATTTAAATAGAGGAACTTTTTACTTACATTACAAAGATATATTTGATTTATTAGAGCAAATTGAAGATGAATTTTTACAAGAATTTAATAAAATTATGTTCTCACATTCCGAAGATCATTTAGAATGTAGTCTTTTATCTTTATTAATAGATATTTTTAATTATTTAAAAACTAATGCAGGAATATGTACTGTATTATTAAGTAATAATGGTGATAGAAATTTTATAAATAAAATAAAAGAACTTATCCGTGCAAAATGTTTTTCCGTTTGGACTGTTATGTTTGAATTGCCTAAAACTGATGCCTTTGATTATTTCTACACTTTTATTGTTTCAGGATGTATCGGTATATTTGAAGCTTGGCTTAATAACGGATTAAAAGAATCCCCTTATGAAATAGCTTCACTTACAGAATCCTTCATCCTTAATGGTATAGATGCTTTAAATGTGGTTTCTAATAAATAA
- a CDS encoding urease accessory protein UreE, whose amino-acid sequence MVFDKVIGNINEIDNLDEYHVETIYLNSEDLLKRILRVTSDHNREYGITLENGEKLIDGDILYNKDKKLIVVKVNSEDVLVIEPSTITEMGIIAHALGNRHLQAQFEDDKMIIQYDRLVEEELKRDNINYSRKKITLKKAFKHVEFAHRH is encoded by the coding sequence ATGGTTTTTGATAAGGTAATAGGAAATATTAATGAAATAGATAATTTAGATGAATATCATGTTGAAACAATATACTTAAATAGTGAAGATCTGCTTAAAAGAATTCTAAGAGTAACTTCAGACCATAATAGAGAATACGGAATAACATTAGAGAATGGTGAAAAATTAATAGACGGTGATATTCTTTATAACAAAGATAAGAAACTTATAGTTGTGAAAGTTAATAGTGAAGATGTTTTAGTTATTGAACCCTCAACTATAACTGAAATGGGAATAATAGCACACGCTTTAGGAAATAGGCATCTTCAAGCACAATTTGAAGATGATAAAATGATAATCCAATATGATAGGTTAGTAGAAGAAGAATTAAAAAGAGATAATATTAATTACTCAAGAAAAAAAATAACTTTGAAAAAGGCGTTTAAACATGTTGAATTTGCACACAGACACTAA
- a CDS encoding AmiS/UreI family transporter — MLGIVLLYVGIVLINNGISRLCNIDEKSASVMNIFTGALAVIIDTVSVIQGEYYAVGTGLLFGFTYLFVAINSIFNLDKRPYGWYSLFVAINTIPCAYLSLTQDLDWRMSIIWVLWGILWLTAFIEIILKKNLGKFVPYLAIFEGIITAWIPGFLMLVDKW, encoded by the coding sequence ATGTTAGGAATAGTATTGTTATATGTAGGAATAGTTCTAATAAATAATGGTATAAGCAGGTTGTGCAATATAGATGAAAAGTCAGCTTCTGTAATGAATATATTTACAGGTGCTTTAGCAGTAATAATTGATACTGTATCTGTAATACAAGGAGAATACTATGCGGTAGGTACAGGATTATTATTTGGTTTTACATATTTATTTGTAGCTATAAACAGTATATTTAATCTAGACAAAAGACCTTATGGGTGGTATAGCTTATTTGTAGCTATAAATACTATACCATGTGCATATCTTAGCTTAACACAAGACTTAGATTGGAGAATGAGTATTATATGGGTATTGTGGGGAATACTTTGGCTTACAGCATTTATAGAAATAATTTTAAAGAAAAATCTTGGAAAGTTTGTCCCATATTTAGCTATATTTGAAGGAATCATAACAGCTTGGATACCAGGATTTCTGATGCTTGTTGATAAATGGTAA
- the bsh gene encoding choloylglycine hydrolase has product MCTALTLKTKDGYNLFGRNMDLSYSFNQAVTLVPRNYEYRDRVTSNMKKTKYAIIGMASVIDDYPAFADAMNEKGLGCAGLNFPGYSYLEDKEVPGKNNLAPYDLIIWILSNFETVDDVLKEIGNIELVAVPINEKTPLPTLHWIVADANGKSIVIEKTKESLKIHENPIGVMTNSPTFDWHLTNLNEYMKTTPIQPEPVKWGEKELRPLGVGLGTNGLPGGCSGVDRFVRIAYLKSTLSETEDLNTGISQFFHMLNNVAMPRGAVKADDLDDITLYTSCMCQQKGIYYYSTYNNNGISAVDMNKEDLDAKEIKRFEYLDKLHITYQN; this is encoded by the coding sequence ATGTGCACCGCATTAACTTTAAAAACAAAAGATGGTTATAATTTGTTTGGAAGGAATATGGATTTATCATATTCATTTAATCAAGCTGTTACTTTAGTACCTAGAAATTATGAATATAGAGATAGAGTTACTAGTAATATGAAAAAAACTAAATATGCAATAATAGGTATGGCAAGTGTTATAGATGATTATCCAGCCTTTGCAGATGCAATGAATGAAAAAGGATTAGGGTGTGCAGGCCTTAATTTTCCAGGATATTCTTACTTAGAAGATAAAGAGGTACCAGGTAAAAATAATTTAGCTCCATATGATTTAATTATATGGATATTATCAAATTTTGAAACCGTAGATGATGTTTTAAAAGAAATTGGAAATATAGAATTAGTTGCAGTTCCAATTAATGAAAAAACACCGCTTCCAACTCTTCATTGGATAGTTGCAGATGCAAATGGAAAATCTATAGTTATAGAAAAGACAAAAGAAAGTTTGAAGATTCATGAAAATCCTATTGGAGTTATGACTAATTCTCCAACATTTGATTGGCATTTAACTAATTTAAATGAATATATGAAGACTACCCCTATTCAGCCGGAACCTGTAAAATGGGGAGAGAAAGAATTAAGACCATTAGGAGTGGGGCTAGGAACTAATGGATTACCAGGAGGATGTTCAGGAGTAGATAGATTTGTAAGAATAGCATATTTAAAATCAACGCTTTCAGAAACAGAAGATTTAAACACTGGGATAAGTCAATTTTTCCATATGCTAAATAATGTGGCGATGCCAAGGGGAGCTGTTAAAGCTGATGATTTAGATGATATAACATTATATACTTCATGTATGTGTCAACAAAAAGGTATCTATTATTATTCAACATATAATAATAATGGAATAAGTGCTGTAGATATGAATAAAGAAGATTTAGATGCTAAAGAAATCAAGAGATTTGAATACTTAGATAAATTACATATTACGTATCAAAATTGA
- a CDS encoding energy-coupling factor ABC transporter permease, whose product MHMADALVTPMVGCTMLIAAAGVTANSVNKIRNEEDIQNKIPLMGVVGAFVFAAQMVNFSIPGTGSSGHIAGGILLAAILGPEAGFLSLVSILIVQCLFFGDGGLLALGCNIINMGFFSCFIGYKLIYKNVISKNYSKKRIMVASILGSVIGLQCGAFSVVLETLTSGVTKLPFTTFLIFMQSIHLAIGIVEGIVTGLLLNFLYQNRPDILEKAAITKSYNITKKKVISIILASALVIGGGISLLASSHPDGLEWSILKTSGSEELTANDYIHEKIVEVQNKTAFLLDYGFNVDNLSVTEEIIGKSIAGIIGIVITIGIIVLITHLSIRGKKLYVVNDNVNEIEEKFKDK is encoded by the coding sequence ATGCATATGGCCGATGCACTAGTAACTCCGATGGTTGGTTGCACAATGCTCATTGCAGCGGCTGGAGTTACGGCTAATTCAGTTAATAAAATAAGGAATGAAGAAGATATTCAAAATAAAATACCGTTAATGGGGGTTGTAGGAGCTTTTGTATTTGCAGCTCAAATGGTTAACTTTTCGATACCTGGTACTGGCTCCAGTGGACATATTGCAGGTGGAATTCTACTTGCAGCAATCTTAGGCCCGGAAGCTGGATTTTTATCACTTGTATCCATACTAATAGTCCAATGTTTGTTTTTTGGTGATGGAGGTCTTTTGGCATTAGGATGCAATATTATAAACATGGGCTTTTTTAGCTGTTTTATAGGATATAAGCTTATTTATAAAAATGTAATTAGTAAAAATTATTCAAAGAAAAGAATTATGGTAGCATCAATTTTAGGTTCTGTTATTGGGTTACAATGTGGTGCATTTTCAGTTGTATTAGAAACATTAACGTCAGGGGTAACTAAACTTCCATTTACAACATTTCTTATTTTTATGCAATCTATACATTTAGCTATTGGCATAGTAGAAGGAATAGTAACAGGATTACTACTTAACTTTTTATATCAAAATAGACCAGATATTTTGGAAAAGGCAGCTATAACAAAAAGCTATAACATCACTAAGAAAAAAGTAATTTCGATTATTCTAGCATCTGCATTAGTTATTGGCGGAGGAATTTCACTTTTAGCCTCATCACATCCAGATGGTCTGGAATGGTCTATATTAAAAACTTCAGGAAGCGAAGAATTAACGGCTAATGATTACATTCATGAAAAAATAGTAGAAGTACAAAATAAAACTGCATTTTTGTTAGACTATGGATTCAATGTTGATAATCTATCTGTAACTGAAGAAATTATAGGAAAATCAATAGCCGGAATTATTGGAATTGTTATTACAATAGGAATAATAGTTTTAATAACGCATCTCTCTATAAGAGGAAAAAAATTATATGTTGTTAATGATAATGTAAATGAAATAGAAGAAAAATTTAAGGATAAATAA
- a CDS encoding urease accessory protein UreF has product MLNLHTDTKNNENNIINVLRVIQICDSNFPIGSFNHSYGMESYLRNNKITSAESLKEYLDVFLNNVFIYSDGLAIRMLYEYLNKNKLEKILELDRILTVQTIAKESRNGSKLIASRMIKLFLDLYDSDILREYEEKINTKQAFGHPAIVFGLLMYTLNFSEEEAISFHMYSTISTLIQNGVRAIPLGQKDGQIILKKCSESFKFLCEKIKNLDYSFFGASTPGIELAQINHEVLEFRLFMS; this is encoded by the coding sequence ATGTTGAATTTGCACACAGACACTAAAAACAATGAAAATAATATCATAAATGTATTGCGTGTTATACAAATATGTGATTCGAACTTTCCTATAGGTTCTTTTAATCATTCATATGGTATGGAGAGTTATCTTAGAAATAACAAGATTACTTCTGCAGAGAGTTTAAAAGAATACCTTGATGTGTTTTTAAATAATGTATTTATTTATAGTGATGGATTAGCAATTAGGATGTTATATGAATATTTAAATAAAAATAAACTAGAAAAGATTTTAGAACTGGATAGAATCCTTACAGTTCAAACTATAGCTAAAGAAAGTAGAAATGGTTCAAAGCTTATAGCAAGCAGAATGATTAAGCTTTTTCTTGATTTATATGATAGTGACATTTTAAGAGAATATGAAGAAAAAATTAATACAAAGCAAGCTTTTGGGCACCCAGCTATAGTATTTGGATTGCTTATGTATACTTTAAATTTTTCTGAAGAGGAAGCTATAAGTTTCCATATGTATAGTACAATTTCAACACTTATTCAAAATGGTGTTAGGGCTATACCACTAGGACAAAAAGACGGTCAGATAATTCTTAAAAAGTGTAGTGAGAGTTTTAAATTTTTATGCGAAAAGATTAAAAATTTAGATTATAGCTTTTTTGGTGCAAGTACTCCAGGTATTGAATTGGCTCAGATAAATCATGAAGTACTGGAGTTTAGATTATTTATGTCTTAA
- a CDS encoding Crp/Fnr family transcriptional regulator translates to MNNLPYFLDTCPDYIKNEFTNINFNTFDKILIQNQVAKDVYIIKKGKVKVYSLTPTGVKYLERTYCENEVFGELEIFADKPILNYVEALEPCEAIKISKHSFWEWIKHDSDFSLYVHVQLSKKMYHTSLNNKANVAYNLKYRLLFFLWKFLTDHNLDNIHKDILVEGVGSNIRSVNRIIKELVDDNLVKYDKGFVKVKDINKLVDIILSTNYANNLLGISNKNSGGKL, encoded by the coding sequence ATGAACAACTTACCTTATTTTTTAGATACTTGTCCTGATTATATAAAAAATGAATTTACAAACATTAATTTCAATACTTTTGATAAAATTCTTATACAAAATCAAGTTGCAAAGGACGTATATATAATAAAAAAAGGGAAAGTCAAAGTCTATTCACTAACACCTACAGGGGTTAAATATTTAGAAAGAACTTATTGTGAAAATGAAGTATTTGGCGAATTAGAAATATTCGCTGATAAACCTATATTAAATTATGTGGAAGCACTTGAACCTTGTGAAGCAATTAAAATTTCTAAACACTCCTTTTGGGAATGGATCAAACATGATAGTGATTTTTCTTTATATGTACATGTTCAACTGTCTAAAAAAATGTATCATACTTCTCTTAATAACAAAGCAAACGTTGCTTACAACTTAAAATATAGACTACTTTTCTTCTTGTGGAAGTTCTTAACTGATCATAATTTAGATAATATCCATAAAGATATATTAGTAGAAGGCGTTGGTTCAAATATTAGAAGTGTTAATCGAATTATTAAAGAGTTAGTAGATGATAATCTTGTTAAGTATGATAAAGGATTTGTCAAAGTAAAGGACATAAATAAGCTAGTTGATATAATTCTCTCCACTAATTATGCTAATAACTTATTAGGTATTTCTAATAAAAATTCCGGAGGAAAATTATGA
- a CDS encoding urease subunit gamma, whose amino-acid sequence MHLTDREREKLMIVVAADVARRRKDKGLKLNYPESVALITDELLEGAREGREVEDLMDYGTKILNKSDVMEGIPEMIHVVQVEATFPDGTKLVTVHDPIR is encoded by the coding sequence TTGCATTTAACAGATAGAGAAAGAGAAAAACTTATGATTGTTGTTGCAGCAGATGTTGCAAGGAGAAGAAAAGATAAGGGATTAAAGCTAAATTATCCTGAATCTGTAGCTTTAATCACTGATGAGCTCTTAGAAGGAGCTAGAGAAGGAAGAGAAGTAGAAGATTTAATGGATTATGGTACAAAAATTTTAAACAAGAGCGATGTAATGGAAGGTATACCTGAAATGATTCATGTAGTTCAAGTGGAAGCAACATTTCCAGATGGTACTAAATTAGTTACAGTACATGATCCAATACGTTAG
- the ureB gene encoding urease subunit beta yields the protein MIPGELIIKEGTIEYNKGKEAIKIEVVNIGDRPIQIGSHYHFYEVNDFLKFDRKKAYGKRLDIPSGTAVRFEPGDKKEINLIDIGGVRRVYGLRNLVDGYLDGRGCKE from the coding sequence TTGATACCTGGAGAATTAATTATAAAAGAAGGAACTATAGAATATAACAAAGGAAAAGAGGCAATAAAGATTGAGGTAGTGAACATTGGGGATAGACCTATACAAATAGGATCTCATTATCATTTCTATGAAGTAAATGATTTTTTAAAATTTGATAGAAAAAAAGCTTATGGAAAGAGATTGGATATTCCATCAGGGACTGCAGTTAGATTTGAACCAGGAGATAAAAAAGAAATAAACTTAATAGATATTGGCGGAGTTAGAAGAGTTTACGGGTTACGTAACTTAGTTGATGGATATTTAGATGGAAGGGGATGCAAAGAATAA
- the ureC gene encoding urease subunit alpha, whose amino-acid sequence MSFEIDKHRYVELFGPTKGDKIRLGDTDLIIEIEKDYTGYGDECKFGGGKVLRDGMGQNAIESRENPMVADLIITGATVIDYTGIYKADIGIRDGKILAIGKGGNPYTMDDVDFIVGPSTEALAGEGRIITAGGIDTHVHYISPDLVNAALEGGITTLIGGGTGPVDGTNAVTSTPGKWSIHRMLQSAEAFPINLGFLGKGSGANIKVTAEQVEAGACGLKVHEDWGATRSAIDYSLKTADKYDIQVAVHTDTLNEGGFVEHTIEAFAGRTIHTYHTEGAGGGHAPDLLKVASKLNVIPASTNPTKPFTINTIAEHLDMLMVCHHLDPKVPEDIAFADSRIRHQTIAAEDILQDMGVFSIMSSDSMAMGRIGEVITRTWQTASKMKRQRGVLEGDSEENDNNRVRRYIAKYTINPALAQGISKYVGSIEVGKMADLVLWDTEFFGVKPHLVIKGGMVNKSIIGEANASIPTCQPEFFRDCFGAYGKAKYATSATFVSKYAYEHGIKEELGLQKLVLPVGGIRNLTKKDMKLNNATPELGVDPETYDVTVDGELITCKPAKELPLAQRYFLF is encoded by the coding sequence ATGAGTTTTGAAATAGATAAACACCGTTATGTAGAATTATTTGGGCCAACTAAAGGAGATAAAATAAGGCTAGGTGACACAGATTTAATTATTGAAATTGAAAAAGACTATACAGGATATGGTGATGAATGTAAATTTGGAGGCGGTAAAGTTTTAAGAGATGGAATGGGTCAAAATGCAATTGAAAGCAGAGAAAATCCTATGGTTGCAGACCTTATTATTACAGGAGCTACTGTTATAGATTACACAGGAATATATAAAGCTGATATTGGCATTCGTGATGGAAAGATTTTAGCTATAGGTAAGGGTGGTAATCCTTATACCATGGATGATGTGGATTTTATAGTAGGACCAAGCACAGAAGCATTAGCTGGAGAAGGAAGGATAATAACTGCAGGTGGTATAGATACTCATGTACATTATATAAGTCCAGACCTTGTTAATGCTGCATTAGAAGGAGGAATAACAACACTTATAGGGGGAGGAACAGGTCCTGTTGATGGGACTAATGCTGTTACTTCAACACCTGGAAAATGGTCTATTCATCGTATGTTACAATCTGCAGAAGCATTTCCTATAAACCTTGGTTTCTTAGGAAAAGGTAGTGGAGCAAATATAAAGGTTACAGCAGAGCAAGTTGAAGCAGGTGCTTGTGGTCTTAAAGTTCATGAAGATTGGGGAGCAACAAGATCTGCAATAGATTATTCGCTAAAAACAGCAGATAAATATGATATTCAAGTTGCAGTACATACTGATACATTAAATGAAGGTGGATTTGTAGAACATACAATTGAAGCATTTGCAGGGAGAACAATTCATACATATCATACTGAAGGAGCGGGGGGTGGTCATGCACCAGATTTGTTAAAAGTAGCTTCTAAACTTAATGTAATACCAGCATCAACTAATCCAACTAAACCTTTTACTATAAATACAATTGCAGAACATTTAGATATGCTTATGGTATGTCATCACTTAGACCCTAAAGTTCCAGAAGATATTGCATTTGCAGATTCTAGAATAAGACATCAAACAATTGCAGCAGAAGATATACTACAAGATATGGGTGTATTTAGTATTATGAGTTCTGATTCAATGGCTATGGGAAGAATAGGAGAAGTTATTACAAGAACATGGCAGACTGCAAGTAAGATGAAAAGACAAAGGGGAGTATTGGAAGGTGATTCTGAAGAAAATGATAACAATAGAGTGAGAAGATATATTGCAAAATATACTATAAATCCAGCATTAGCACAAGGAATATCAAAATACGTAGGTTCTATAGAAGTAGGGAAAATGGCTGATTTAGTGCTTTGGGATACAGAATTCTTTGGTGTAAAACCACATCTAGTAATCAAAGGCGGTATGGTAAATAAATCAATAATAGGAGAAGCTAATGCATCTATTCCAACATGTCAACCAGAATTTTTTAGAGATTGTTTTGGCGCATATGGAAAAGCAAAATATGCAACTTCTGCAACTTTTGTTTCTAAATATGCCTACGAACATGGTATAAAAGAAGAATTAGGATTGCAAAAGTTAGTATTACCAGTAGGGGGAATAAGAAATTTAACAAAGAAAGATATGAAATTAAATAATGCAACTCCAGAACTTGGTGTTGATCCAGAAACTTATGACGTTACTGTAGATGGAGAGTTAATAACTTGCAAGCCAGCAAAAGAATTACCATTAGCACAAAGATACTTCTTATTTTAG
- a CDS encoding AraC family transcriptional regulator, whose amino-acid sequence MNTPRLLSSTNEPLILPDGLEVKTHGTTNIPYTVYRGSIPDYLPSYPLHYHDELEIIYCVSGSGCILISGESYVITSEDFVIILPDQVHSIESITEPFEYFNILFKFSIIESEREDNFIYQQYMAPFAKGSVVVPSIIKRDSPLSEQLSPHILPLIDEGKKISLLLVKSHLYAIIDILNSIAVTIDKKSDSNHKTNEFLRQAVQYINDYYSEKVQISEVSAFCGYSKSHFMKLFKDLTGTSFSQYLVRFRLEKAAGLLRSTDKSIINIATLCGFFNASYFTRAFIKQYQSTPSVYRSSWND is encoded by the coding sequence ATGAACACACCACGATTATTGAGTTCAACCAATGAGCCATTGATTCTTCCTGATGGTTTGGAAGTAAAAACACATGGAACAACTAACATTCCTTATACTGTCTATCGTGGCAGTATCCCTGACTATCTACCTTCATATCCCCTTCATTATCATGATGAGTTGGAGATCATTTACTGTGTTTCAGGGAGTGGGTGTATTTTGATAAGCGGAGAAAGTTATGTGATTACTTCTGAGGATTTTGTAATCATATTGCCGGATCAGGTTCATTCAATAGAATCCATTACAGAACCATTTGAATATTTTAACATACTCTTTAAGTTTTCTATAATTGAATCAGAACGAGAAGATAATTTCATCTATCAGCAATATATGGCTCCTTTTGCAAAAGGATCTGTTGTAGTTCCTTCTATTATAAAAAGAGACAGTCCTCTTTCTGAGCAACTATCTCCTCATATTCTTCCATTGATTGATGAAGGGAAAAAAATAAGTCTTCTACTAGTTAAATCCCATCTATATGCCATCATAGATATATTAAATAGTATTGCAGTGACTATTGATAAGAAATCTGATTCTAACCATAAAACTAATGAATTTCTTCGCCAAGCGGTACAGTATATTAATGATTACTATTCCGAAAAAGTTCAGATTTCTGAAGTTTCTGCATTTTGCGGATATAGTAAAAGCCATTTTATGAAGCTCTTTAAAGATTTAACTGGTACAAGCTTTTCTCAATATCTTGTTCGTTTTCGTTTGGAAAAAGCAGCCGGATTGTTACGAAGTACTGACAAGTCTATCATAAATATTGCAACACTCTGTGGTTTTTTCAATGCTTCTTACTTTACAAGGGCCTTTATAAAACAATACCAGAGTACACCTTCTGTATATCGTTCCTCTTGGAATGATTAA
- the ureG gene encoding urease accessory protein UreG yields MSFMKKPVIIGVGGPVGSGKTLLIERITRLVKDQYNCAVITNDIYTKEDAKFLVKNSVLSEDRVIGVETGGCPHTAIREDASMNFAAIEEMKSRFNDLDIIFLESGGDNLAATFSPDLVDFSIYIIDVAQGEKIPRKAGQGMIKSDLFIINKIDLAPYVGADLEVMRRDTLTFRKEKTFIFTNLKKDEGVNEVLTWIKKNCLLEGIN; encoded by the coding sequence ATGAGTTTTATGAAAAAGCCAGTAATAATAGGGGTAGGCGGTCCTGTTGGAAGTGGAAAAACTTTATTAATAGAAAGAATAACTAGATTAGTGAAAGATCAATATAATTGTGCAGTTATTACTAATGATATTTATACAAAGGAAGATGCTAAATTTTTAGTGAAGAATTCTGTGTTAAGTGAAGACAGAGTTATTGGAGTAGAGACAGGTGGATGTCCACACACAGCGATAAGAGAAGATGCATCTATGAATTTTGCTGCTATAGAAGAAATGAAAAGCAGATTTAATGACTTGGATATTATTTTTTTAGAAAGTGGTGGAGATAATTTAGCGGCAACATTTAGTCCTGACTTAGTTGATTTCTCTATTTATATTATTGATGTAGCACAAGGTGAAAAGATTCCAAGAAAAGCAGGACAGGGAATGATAAAAAGTGATTTGTTTATCATTAACAAGATAGATTTAGCTCCTTATGTTGGAGCAGATTTAGAAGTTATGAGAAGAGATACATTAACATTTAGAAAAGAAAAGACTTTTATATTTACTAATTTAAAAAAAGATGAAGGTGTAAATGAAGTTCTTACTTGGATTAAAAAGAATTGTTTATTAGAAGGAATTAACTAA